A genomic segment from Aspergillus chevalieri M1 DNA, chromosome 7, nearly complete sequence encodes:
- a CDS encoding uncharacterized protein (COG:S;~EggNog:ENOG410PPYH;~InterPro:IPR021858;~PFAM:PF11951;~SECRETED:SignalP(1-18)) — MRILLALIMLSFFESLTGNTQGAMFSHLRASRQLILQLANSPLQSSTNDNSRLLSFVLEIYRYLVFINNITPFGAIESRTLPHDTFLDDIVGTMTQFDTCGAIFGGSHGLFEILPSVAVLAARRLTEKDPSRASSRMYQALHVRITEWKSPDPVVPDQKWQSQREVALELCREAVLLYLETAMFPRALSDTVTRTRILDHVDIIMLYAEQASGSPYETILLCPLMIAGSCMMRTDQRQRLQAGLRSTRFHMNHCVQAASLLELVWNDPSERVFGPYGLGVVMRRSGINLGVA, encoded by the exons ATGCGGATCCTGTTGGCACTAATAATGCTCTCTTTTTTTGAG AGCCTAACCGGAAATACTCAAGGAGCAATGTTCAGCCACCTCCGCGCAAGTCGCCAGCTCATCCTCCAATTAGCCAATAGTCCACTGCAGTCCAGCACCAATGACAATAGCCGCCTGCTCTCCTTTGTGTTGGAAATTTACCGTTATCTCGTGTTCATCAACAACATCACCCCCTTCGGCGCTATCGAAAGCCGAACGCTACCCCACGACACATTTCTCGATGACATCGTAGGCACCATGACCCAGTTTGACACATGCGGGGCCATCTTCGGCGGCAGCCATGGCCTGTTCGAGATCCTGCCCTCCGTTGCGGTTCTCGCCGCCCGACGTCTCACAGAGAAAGACCCTTCTCGGGCGAGCTCAAGGATGTACCAAGCACTCCACGTCCGAATAACAGAATGGAAATCTCCAGACCCCGTAGTCCCCGACCAAAAATGGCAGTCCCAAAGAGAAGTAGCACTGGAGCTGTGCCGCGAAGCCGTCCTACTCTATCTTGAAACCGCAATGTTCCCCCGCGCATTAAGTGACACCGTAACGCGGACCAGAATCCTGGACCACGTGGATATCATCATGTTATACGCAGAACAGGCTTCCGGCTCTCCCTACGAGACCATCCTACTGTGTCCGTTGATGATCGCCGGCTCCTGCATGATGCGGACGGACCAGCGCCAGCGTCTCCAGGCTGGCCTGCGGTCCACTCGATTCCACATGAACCACTGCGTGCAGGCCGCTTCGCTGCTCGAGCTGGTATGGAACGACCCTAGCGAGCGCGTGTTCGGGCCATACGGTCTGGGCGTTGTCATGCGGCGTAGCGGAATCAATCTAGGCGTTGCATGA
- a CDS encoding uncharacterized protein (COG:S;~EggNog:ENOG410PUHV;~InterPro:IPR027443,IPR013785,IPR005123;~PFAM:PF03171;~go_function: GO:0003824 - catalytic activity [Evidence IEA];~go_function: GO:0016491 - oxidoreductase activity [Evidence IEA];~go_process: GO:0055114 - oxidation-reduction process [Evidence IEA]) encodes MSLFSPANVGPFKLKHRVVVDPILMGWGEAQLSTYFDELDPEGGLILAPNALLEATELTQKRTVDRLHSLDSVVFAQLCDGSHNIASLSENAIKTGYDGVEISAGVGSTLHRAFHQANDLPTATLAVTEAIESVVAVVPAEQVGIRFTPFAIVEGNRFPMPDTLYCAMIESIRSKFPNLGFVHIVAHTLFDDFEYTSNKSLDVFRAALGPEDARQTAFISADAYDPQTASKIASNTPDLVAINLPADMNPKLVSSLRRGNKSYSLGRSTADRLQAIRTAFDEGKEYIVEWSDEQKSRTEQAMVDLDKHLSNFDPSLSYEGTDKKVAWRKSCWFACEGIARPFLDTEEAIARFDGDLKDGITGIQGLQNRQVRRSAEYLKSVLDSALVTTSKAVGIGQDMIQRCTVRYRAIKYTPHAGAPGGIGLHPDGNLLSALITNGDGLRVYDFDGTVRFPSDVNGTIMMGGSTLYRWSQGKYPPTFHDVDIGNGQDKFSIVAFFNFPDMVSIPHSLISGDVKEGASFFHDIKSIKEDDKSPQGQLSPLWDIIIDRHQLVLPPAVAAN; translated from the exons ATGTCGTTATTCAGTCCTGCCAACGTTGGCCCGTTCAAGTTGAAGCATCGTGTTGTCGTCGACCCAATTCTTATGGGCTGGGGTGAAGCACAACTTAGCACATACT TTGATGAGCTGGACCCCGAGGGAGGCTTGATCCTCGCACCCAATGCGCTCCTGGAGGCAACCGAGCTTACACAAAAGCGCACCGTGGACCGCTTACACAGCCTGGACAGTGTGGTCTTTGCTCAAT TGTGTGATGGAAGTCATAACATAGCCTCATTGTCGGAAAATGCCATCAAGACTGGATATGATGGAGTGGAGATCAGTGCTG GAGTGGGATCAACTCTCCACAGAGCTTTTCACCAGGCCAATGACTTGCCTACTGCGACATTAGCAGTTACCGAGGCTATTGAGAGTGTTGTGGCTGTTGTTCCAGCTGAACAAGTTGGCATTAGATTCACACCTTTTGCCATTGTGGAAGGAAATCGTTTCCCAATGCCCGACACACTCTACTGTGCCATGATTGAGTCAATTCGATCAAAATTCCCTAATCTTGGCTTTGTACACATTGTCGCCCACACTCTATTTGATGACTTTGAATACACCAGCAACAAATCCTTGGACGTCTTCAGAGCAGCATTGGGTCCTGAAGATGCAAGGCAAACGGCATTCATTTCAGCAGACGCGTATGACCCGCAAACTGCCAGCAAAATCGCCTCAAACACTCCAGATCTCGTGGCCATTAACCTTCCCGCTGACATGAACCCCAAGTTAGTATCATCTCTCCGCCGGGGCAACAAGTCATACAGCCTTGGGAGATCGACTGCAGACCGCCTCCAGGCTATCCGCACTGCCTTTGACGAGGGCAAAGAGTATATTGTCGAATGGAGCGATGAACAAAAATCTCGAACCGAACAAGCTATGGTCGACCTCGATAAACATTTGAGCAACTTTGATCCTTCCTTGTCCTACGAGGGCACGGACAAGAAAGTCGCCTGGCGCAAGTCTTGCTGGTTCGCCTGCGAGGGCATTGCCCGTCCCTTCCTGGATACCGAAGAGGCGATTGCCCGATTCGATGGGGACCTTAAAGACGGCATAACTGGTATCCAAGGGTTGCAGAATCGTCAAGTTCGGCGCTCAGCAGAGTACCTGAAATCAGTACTAGACAGCGCACTGGTGACCACGAGCAAAGCGGTCGGAATTGGCCAAGACATGATCCAGCGCTGTACTGTCCGATATCGAGCGATTAAATACACCCCTCATGCAGGTGCCCCCGGAGGCATTGGATTGCATCCAGATGGAAACCTACTGTCCGCACTGATCACCAATGGAGATGGATTACGAGTCTATGATTTCGATGGAACTGTTCGCTTTCCCTCCGATGTCAATGGGACGATCATGATGGGCGGGTCTACGCTCTACCGTTGGTCACAGGGCAAATACCCCCCGACCTTCCATGATGTCGATATCGGCAATGGCCAGGATAAATTCTCGATTGTCGCCTTTTTCAACTTCCCTGATATGGTCTCCATTCCACACAGCCTGATTTCTGGGGATGTGAAAGAGGGGGCCAGCTTTTTCCATGATATAAAGAGCATTAAAGAGGATGATAAATCGCCACAGGGGCAGCTGTCTCCATTGTGGGATATTATCATCGATCGGCATCAACTGGTCCTGCCACCAGCGGTCGCTGCCAATTGA
- a CDS encoding uncharacterized protein (COG:Q;~EggNog:ENOG410PNCV;~InterPro:IPR036188;~PFAM:PF13450) gives MAAAPATHKKHDVLIVGAGLSGLQAALSVRAAGFSVCGVEAINRVGGKTLTAKSCEKGFNDMGAAWINDTSQSEMFKLYQRYGIRTEIKRDCGHTLIQSTDGFVVKVPYWQLPACPMFPFYMGNPTNSAGARKIDQLTFREFCVQKVQSNSAISIAGVLSVSLLWVESDEVSALYMFLYFKSGAGIDNIISDQKDGGQYLRNRQ, from the exons ATGGCAGCAGCGCCTGCAACACACAAAAAGCACGATGTATTGATAGTAGGTGCCGGTCTCAGTGGTCTGCAAGCAGCCCTTTCTGTACGGGCCGCGGGCTTCAGCGTATGTGGCGTGGAGGCCATTAACCGAGTCGGCGGGAAGACGTTGACAGCCAAATCTTGCGAGAAGGGGTTCAACGACATGGGTGCAGCCTGGATCAATGATACCAGCCAAAGTGAGATGTTCAAGCTCTACCAGCGGTACGGAATCAGAACGGAAATTAAACGTGACTGTGGACATACTCTTATTCAGTCGACGGATGGCTTCGTAGTCAAAGTGCCATATTGGCAGCTTCCAGCATGTCCTATGTTTCCATTTT ACATGGGCAACCCGACCAACTCTGCCGGCGCCAGAAAAATTGATCAACTCACCTTCCGCGAGTTCTGCGTTCAAAAGGTACAGTCCAATAGTGCAATCAGCATTGCTGGCGTGCTCTCAGTCTCGTTGCTTTGGGTGGAGAGTGATGAGGTCAGTGCCCTGTACATGTTTCTCTACTTTAAGAGCGGCGCTGGCATCGACAATATCATATCAGACCAGAAAGACGGCGGCCAATATCTGCGAAATCGACAAG
- a CDS encoding ATP-binding protein (COG:S;~EggNog:ENOG410Q93Z), with protein sequence MSNMQTLKALTADQIEKGINNSPLSTRSLESIDLIVDKSKLDYLPITLADVPADEPFLTTPDDSGDSESDDNQPLTPTEAPSHPADFKTTDLDQTVIGGAVVDSVSLVVPDEHAASFAGLPVIPITGSAGVQAQMLAAVPQDKAQGRSNQLPVLLLPDEKPTTTTVAAAAAAAEKQLMANTDALAEMIKSTPKIDQDAGSASGDKEIVKTELGGYVLAGDIKNFFGIKGLKAKLYKFKGPGKKIDKEDSNKKVDGSGTEDQDGDGDNNANANADSEDDSEPAREKAILNPESYALKGKPLGTLFPFIDDIDLQKMPITNLAFTYCEEKQSAFFPPGLRFEADVQLKDSLQWASDALKSMFGGQKTPESIHLSAHLADERDWTKRPRVEKFVLQGYFDNMGLKTWDLLQFKTMGVEITGTKAARSKKDNKEEGKDDDKDKKDEEGKEEGKDDQSTEDPPKDTTEATPENLESGVGGKPESATKDTEAKPKGDTEDAAKPEEGDDKKEDDEKRKPKEKKSWNFGFGFFGTLMFTKVPHANAPVELNYRIGRDFEVDDSADGTDGEKGESDDKKDDKTDAEKNAEDDKDMTQSPTADVVKVDAEPPAGKPSKKLQKPQKQWSDGKHKRVWNMVIWCDKWDDIYGIKNVSLTKAELKSSFEHGEFKETLRLDLLADLKLGGGTFKVTGLISKNENSLDAEVGDLKLSEIKKIHAQVAGYEVPKDDTITDTKVKEEEETDAKNEAKGNEITFKELHLNLSSKKRKEEKTTERSLQLDGHVTFNEHASSSALIKINQDGLTINGDIKDFNIPETSVKIQKAGLNIYVAFRHDKKKIKGQTDEKTTKSITDKPVSTEQDSKAEAADEQESITDGEKAVTKPGVAGEKKDDDKPTKPKRESQFSILGIVQIEEFVVTVGLHIEQKKNKQTREWLAVGSVKSLKLSELWPTLKGGFLDLELDNLALIGSSEEREVKEDSEDGSSGENSKEEGEGTDEEKSKEKSEEKSEEKSEEKSEEKSEEKSEEKSEEKSEEKSEEKSEEKSEEKSEEKSVEKSEDKKPASWDVLAEVDSYKYPIAKGVQLCATIRKFDALEKLNNNQKLNGLVLIVGFSFEGKLLIRINMPRSMEIPLRDYAKLGEFGAAIAVDNEGPYLQLDATLKLLFEDQAPIRVRGHIKGGIERAEGKLHMDKKDIWINPFNFNKNLVISKLGVGAGFRYATVVVHGPDRLEAAGNIKVGKEFEADMALSLGIGKDQVISFSMSEANIMKLVKFAAEMADIKAMENIEGADDILVFRDLKFSLSTGAKVFDVYYEPSILMKGSVEFLKKKGDFEGRLKDDGFMIKAGLDNFNIGGLEIRSAKDDRKRATMDITMTKETQKILIDGMIRFHDLHLKMYIDADVQERRLDADVSIQFLEELSFQMKAKARIPETKTLDGLLVRFEAELRPDLFGAIFDGINNGIDAIGKLATETIDNAINDLQGQIDKHESELAIMKKDLDRMKLKSDAEVLERQEAINKENGELTMLANELEKYDQAVKDAKAKKDQNSDEIKAKESKRDDAQRQLDTKVREMRNEYERKVEEQRQKQAEWELEKKRLEDEKEASWGDALRKGEEVERSWRWWQDQVNQAYAWKEQAWRIHCDAGFFDKFSTWLKFQEANVGLEQIKARRDAQNEILKLAREIVSSPAFRQIEYGINDAVREINKFGRALDSLTRNGVYGYIQEMSRDERAELDRQIRQLNELREKSKELEANLRMAIDALEKNKGRITNQEREVQTRILTLEKEIELKPFEDAYRNKKNDHDRVAAQVQVIQKTLKDIRNGVNAETKAAKQVVEALKKATPRITLIVVKASTEVFAKNEPLVFSVDVAWAGETKRYEVTWTPGSNPADLYKNVADKVIGFR encoded by the exons ATGTCAAATATGCAAACCCTCAAAGCCCTCACGGCAGACCAAATCGAGAAGGGAATTAATAATTCCCCCCTCTCCACCCGGTCACTAGAATCCATCGACCTGATAGTCGACAAGTCGAAACTCGACTACCTCCCCATCACCCTCGCCGACGTACCAGCAGACGAGCCCTTCTTAACCACCCCTGATGACAGCGGCGACTCAGAAAGCGACGACAACCAACCACTTACTCCCACCGAGGCCCCAAGCCACCCCGCCGACTTTAAGACCACAGACCTGGACCAGACCGTCATCGGAGGCGCAGTCGTGGACAGTGTCTCCTTGGTCGTACCGGATGAACATGCGGCGTCGTTCGCGGGTCTTCCTGTCATCCCGATCACAGGGAGTGCCGGTGTTCAAGCCCAGATGCTAGCTGCGGTGCCACAAGATAAGGCGCAGGGACGATCGAATCAGCTTCCTGTTTTGCTTTTACCGGATGAGAAGCCGACGACCACGACTGTTGCTGCAGCTGCTGCTGCAGCTGAAAAACAGCTGATGGCTAACACTGATGCCCTGGCTGAAATGATCAAGAGTACCCCGAAAATTGATCAGGATGCTGGCAGTGCCAGCGGGGACAAGGAGATTGTCAAAACTGAGCTTGGTGGCTATGTGCTGGCGGGGGATATCAAGAACTTTTTCGGTATCAAGGGGTTGAAAGCCAAGTTGTACAAGTTTAAAG GCCCGGGAAAGAAAATCGACAAGGAAGACAGCAACAAGAAAGTGGATGGGTCCGGAACTGAAGATCAGGATGGCGACGGCGACAACAACGCGAATGCCAACGCAGACAGCGAAGATGATTCAGAGCCAGCCCGCGAAAAAGCCATCCTCAACCCCGAAAGCTACGCCCTAAAAGGCAAACCCCTGGGAACATTATTCCCATTTATCGACGACATCGACCTCCAAAAGATGCCCATCACGAACCTGGCGTTTACTTACTGCGAAGAGAAGCAAAGCGCCTTCTTCCCTCCCGGTTTGCGCTTTGAAGCCGATGTTCAACTCAAGGATAGTCTGCAGTGGGCGAGTGATGCGCTGAAGTCCATGTTCGGTGGCCAGAAAACCCCGGAGTCTATACATCTCAGTGCACATCTGGCGGATGAGAGAGATTGGACTAAGAGGCCTCGTGTTGAGAAGTTTGTTCTTCAGGGTTACTTCGACAATATGGGGCTGAAGACTTGGGACCTTCTCCAGTTCAAGACCATGGGTGTTGAAATTACTGGCACAAAGGCTGCTAGAAGCAAGAAGGATAATAAGGAGGAAGGTAAGGATGATGATAAGGATAAAAAGGACGAAGAAGGTAAGGAGGAAGGTAAGGATGACCAATCTACCGAAGACCCTCCTAAAGATACTACCGAAGCGACACCGGAAAATCTGGAGTCTGGTGTTGGGGGCAAACCCGAATCTGCAACGAAAGACACCGAG GCCAAGCCCAAGGGTGATACTGAGGACGCAGCTAAGCCTGAAGAGGGAGACGACAAgaaagaagatgatgagaagagaaagcccaaagaaaaaaagtcATGGAACTTTGGTTTCGGCTTCTTTGGGACGCTGATGTTTACCAAAGTTCCCCACGCCAATGCTCCTGTCGAGTTGAATTACCGTATCGGTCGAGACTTTGAGGTCGACGATAGCGCAGATGGCACAGATGGCGAAAAGGGTGAGAGCGATGATAAGAAAGATGACAAAACAGATGCGGAGAAGAATGCCGAAGACGACAAAGACATGACCCAGTCTCCCACCGCAGACGTCGTCAAGGTTGATGCCGAACCGCCCGCAGGGAAACCTTCGAAAAAGCTCCAGAAGCCTCAGAAGCAATGGTCGGATGGCAAGCACAAGAGAGTGTGGAACATGGTCATCTGGTGCGACAAGTGGGACGATATCTACGGTATCAAGAATGTCTCG TTGACAAAGGCCGAGCTTAAGTCATCCTTTGAGCACGGTGAATTCAAAGAGACCTTGCGTTTGGACCTTTTGGCAGACTTGAAGCTGGGAGGTGGAACTTTTAAGGTTACAGGGTTAATTTCGAAGA ACGAGAACTCCCTGGATGCCGAGGTTGGCGACCTCAAGTTGAGTGAGATCAAGAAGATTCACGCACAAGTCGCCGGTTACGAGGTACCAAAAGACGACACGATTACAGACACCAAAgtcaaggaggaagaggagaccGATGCGAAAAACGAAGCCAAAGGAAACGAGATTACTTTCAAGGAACTTCATCTCAACCTATCCagcaagaagcgcaaggaggagaagacgACAGAGAGATCTTTGCAGTTGGACGGTCATGTTACGTTCAACGAACATGCCAGTTCCAGTGCTCTGATTAAGATCAATCAAGATGGTCTGACGATCAACGGAGATATCAAGGATTTCAATATTCCGGAGACAAGTGTTAAGATACAAAAGGCAGGTCTGAATATTTACGTCGCCTTCAGACACGACAAAAAGAAGATCAAGGGCCAGACAGATGAAAAGACAACCAAATCCATCACTGACAAACCTGTTTCCACCGAGCAAGACAGCAAAGCCGAAGCCGCTGATGAGCAGGAATCAATTACCGATGGAGAGAAAGCAGTGACGAAGCCAGGCGTtgcaggagaaaagaaagatgaTGATAAACCCACAAAGCCTAAGCGAGAAAGCCAGTTCTCCATTCTGGGAATCGTTCAGATCGAAGAGTTCGTTGTCACGGTTGGTCTTCACATCgaacagaagaagaacaaacAGACTCGCGAATGGCTTGCCGTCGGCAGTGTCAAGAGCCTCAAATTGTCCGAGCTTTGGCCCACGCTGAAGGGCGGGTTCTTAGACTTGGAGCTCGACAACCTGGCACTGATTGGCTCGTcagaggagagggaggtaAAGGAAGACAGTGAAGATGGTTCGAGTGGGGAAAATAGTAAGGAAGAGGGTGAGGGGACggatgaggagaagagcaaggagaagagcgaggagaagagcgaggagaagagcgaggagaagagcgaggagaagagcgaggagaagagcgaggagaagagcgaggagaagagcgaggagaagagcgaggagaagagcgaggagaagagcgaggagaagagcgaggAAAAAAGTGTAGAAAAGAGTGAGGATAAGAAACCTGCAAGCTGGGATGTCCTCGCAGAGGTGGACTCGTACAAATACCCTATTGCCAAAG GCGTCCAACTGTGTGCGACCATCCGGAAATTCGACGCACTTGAGAAGCTCAACAACAATCAAAAGCTCAATGGACTCGTGTTGATTGTGGGCTTCTCTTTCGAAGGAAAGCTCCTGATACGGATCAACATGCCGAGATCTATGGAG ATTCCTCTCCGCGACTACGCAAAACTCGGTGAATTCGGTGCTGCTATCGCCGTAGATAACGAGGGTCCTTACCTGCAGCTCGACGCTAccctgaaacttctgtttgAAGACCAGGCTCCAATTAGGGTCAGAGGTCATATCAAGGGAGGCATCGAGCGTGCCGAGGGAAAGCT CCATATGGACAAGAAGGATATCTGGATCAATCCTTTCAACTTCAACAAAAACTTGGTCATATCAAAACTGGGTGTTGGTGCCGGATTTAGGTACGCGACTGTCGTTGTTCATGGGCCAGA TCGCTTGGAGGCAGCAGGGAACATCAAGGTCGGCAAAGAGTTCGAGGCAGACATGGCTTTAAGCCTCGGTATCGGCAAGGATCAAGTCATTTCATTCAGCATGAGCGAAGCCAACATTATGAAGCTTGTGAAGTTCGCGGCGGAAATGGCTGATATCAAGGCCATGGAAAACATCGAAGGTGCCGATGATATTCTCGTCTTTCGTGATTTGAAGTTCAGCCTCTCAACCGGTGCGAAGGTCTTTGATGTCTACTATGAACCCAGTATCCTGATGAAGGGAAGTGTGGAGTTTCTCAAAAAGAAGGGCGACTTTGAGGGACGTCTTAAAGACGATGGCTTCATGATCAAAGCAGGCCTCGATAACTTCAACATCGGAGGGCTTGAGATCAGATCTGCTAAGGACGATAGGAAACGGGCGACGATGGACATCACAATGACAAAGGAGACGCAGAAAATCTTGATCGATGGAATGATTCGTTTTCATGATTTGCACCTGAAAATGTACATTGACGCCGATGTGCAGGAAAGACGTTTGGATGCCGATGTTTCGATTCAATTCTTGGAGGAACTTTCCTTCCAGATGAAGGCAAAGGCTAGGATCCCCGAAACCAAGACACTGGATGGCCTGTTGGTTAGATTTGAAGCGGAGCTCAGGCCTGACCTCTTCGGTGCGATCTTTGATGGCATTAATAACGGAATCGATGCGATCGGGAAACTTGCAACGGAAACCATCGACAACGCCATCAACGACCTCCAAGGACAGATTGATAAGCACGAAAGCGAACTGGCAATTATGAAAAAGGACTTGGACCGGATGAAACTAAAGTCGGATGCAGAAGTCCTGGAACGGCAAGAGGCAATCAATAAGGAAAATGGCGAGCTGACCATGTTGGCAAATGAGCTTGAAAAATATGACCAAGCCGTCAAAGATGCCAAGGCCAAAAAGGACCAGAACAGTGATGAAATCAAAGCGAAGGAATCAAAGAGAGATGACGCGCAACGTCAACTTGACACCAAAGTGCGTGAGATGAGAAATGAATATGAGCGCAAGGTGGAAGAGCAAAGGCAAAAGCAGGCAGAATGGGAGcttgagaagaagagactGGAAGATGAAAAGGAAGCATCATGGGGAGATGCTCTGAGGAAAGGTGAAGAAGTAGAAAGGAGCTGGCGTTGGTGGCAAG ACCAAGTGAACCAAGCATACGCCTGGAAGGAACAGGCGTGGCGAATTCATTGTGATGCTGGCTTTTTCGACAAGTTTTCAACA TGGTTGAAATTCCAAGAAGCCAATGTCGGCCTGGAGCAAATCAAAGCTCGACGGGATGCTCAGAACGAGATTCTCAAGCTTGCAAGGGAAATCGTGAGCTCACCGGCTTTTAGGCAAATTGAATATGGCATAAACGATGCCGTCAGAGAAATCAACAAGTTCGGTAGAGCTCTTGACTCCCTGACGAGGAACGGTGTTTATGGCTATATTCAAGAAATGTCGAGGGACGAACGAGCTGAACTGGATCGCCAGATACGACAACTCAATGAGCTCCGGGAGAAGAGCAAGGAGTTAGAAGCTAACCTCCGGATGGCAATCGATGCACTTGAGAAAAACAAGGGCAGAATTACAAACCAAGAGAGGGAAGTTCAAACGCGCATTTTGACGCTGGAGAAAGAGATCGAGCTCAAGCCTTTCGAAGATGCGTATCGGAACAAGAAGAATGACCATGACAGAGTCGCCGCGCAGGTTCAAGTGATCCAGAAAACCCTCAAAGATATCAGAAATGGCGTCAATGCGGAGACCAAGGCAGCGAAGCAAGTTGTCGAGGCGCTGAAGAAGGCAACGCCCCGGATCACACTCATTGTCGTCAAAGCCAGCACCGAGGTATTCGCCAAAAATGAGCCCCTTGTTTTCTCGGTTGATGTAGCGTGGGCAGGAGAGACGAAGAGGTATGAGGTGACATGGACGCCGGGTTCGAACCCAGCAGATCTGTACAAGAACGTTGCAGACAAGGTGATCGGCTTCCGTTGA